The Pyrus communis chromosome 8, drPyrComm1.1, whole genome shotgun sequence region GTTTACAAATCCATAATTGGGTAATACTGTAAATAGCACATCTCAAACACAAACGCAAGTAATGACAACCACAAACCGAAAGAACAAGAccatcaaaaacataaaaaaacataagACAAAATTCATTAGACTGAAAAAGGTACCTAAAGATCAGTGGCGGAACTAGAATTTTTGATGAGGAGGGGCCTCtcataaaggttttttttttttttcaattttttttaagctgATGGTATTTACAaagctaatatatatatatcaaaatcaaatatttaaaacaaCATATGCACATATAATATTATGTACTCACTAAAATTATAATTGTCTTGGAcgagtttttatattttaaaatcgTTTTATTATAACCCCATTGCCTATACTATTAAACTCAATGcgataaataaaaactttacaAACGATAATTCTCATGTAATATGTAGAATAGAGCAGAAACAATAGagaaacaaagaaatttaaaactTCTTTGTTGAATAGATTTCGAATTTAGGATTATAAAATGTATGATatttcaaaaagaaaaggggaatttttttaattttcatatttaaaattaaatgtttTCTATTCAAAGAAAGGCGAAATATTGCTTTATTTTAAATGCTATTAATTTCTGTTAAGGAGATGGATAAAATATTAAAGCTAATTGGGAGATGGGGTTATGCTTGAAACTTGGAAAGCTGGACTTGAAGCAATACAAAGATGCATAATtccctaatatatatatttgttttagaAAGCCACGATAGGCCCAGGCAATCCCTGGTCCTCCCCTCCGACAGTGAAGCCCTTGGCACCGCTGTGAAGGTAGTGCAACCCTCGCGCTGTATTTTGGGTAGGTTTATAAAACCAATTTAGCTCCGCCATGTCGCTTCCAAATGAAGAAAGTATTTTCCCCTTCACATTTAAAGCAGCTcattttgcttccttttgcttttaGACCCGGAAGAAGTTGAAGAATTTTGAACTTTtggtttgaatttgtttgagAAATGGGTTGGGACATTTTTGTGGGTTTTGAGTTGTTATGGGTTTAGATGCTTTGAGATGGAGACTTGGGTTAGGCCAATTGGTTATGACATTATGCCTTCCCTTTGCAGCCTAGTTCGTATTCTCCACCTCTTAAATTATGGTAGTTTAGAATAGTGTCTCGTcaataaaagaattaaaaaaaaaattgcaagaaGATGCATTTTGTCCATGTGTAGATGATTTCACATTCATCTATTCTTTGACCTTTTGGAATCACACATTATTCTAATGACTTTAATGGCTAAGTGGTTCTATACTAGTAAGTTGTAGATATCTTGCTTTGTCATAATTTGTTGGCTTGTGGTTGTAGCTTTCATCTCATGTTTTGGGGATCTCCTCGATTCGATTATTGTTGATGTAGCATCTGAGTGTCATCGAATAGCGAAGTGTTTTGTGTGCATGAATTGCGGTCGGTCTATCATGGATGGGAGGTTTGCTCCTCATTTGGAGAAGTGTATGGGAAAGGTAATTATCCATCATATTTTCAAATAGTAGACATTTCCctagtttttatttgtgacgTCCTTAAACGACAGACTAATAGATAATGTGATTTGTTGCTCCACTGCAGGGTAGGAAGGCTCACCTTAAGGTGACAAGAAGTACCCCGGCTGCACATACTCATAATTCATGGGGAAACCCTGCTTCCACATACTCAAAATATTCAAGTTCCAATAGTATAAGCCAGTTATCAAATGGAGCATCGGGTGTTGCTGGTGAGGAGTACTCGAATGGTGCATTGGAAGAGCCATGAAACAGGTTAAGCACTGGTGAGCTCCCCAAGTTACTTGGATGCAATGGATCTTGCATACTTGCTTAGTTCGTGATGTTTGTGGAAAATGAAGCCACATTTTGAATAGCAGTCTTTTTCCAGTACGAAGAAAAGCGCCTTGTATACAACATTCTTGACCATATCTTGAATGATAATTCTAAATCTCTTAAAAGTTGGTTTTGTCTCCAAACTAAATCTAATTGTTTGCTCAATGTAAGCTGTCAAATTATGAATACAAACACAagaaaatcccaaattgaaGAGATTAATTGCCGAATTAAGGAGGTATCGACAACTTACGCATTCTCTATTCCGTTAATGACTCATGTTTAGAGTTTAGACTGAGGAGTGGAATGCGTGTTGCAATACGACATCAAGCTATCAGTCTCCAACCTCAGCTTCTCGTtgagtaaatatgaaattggcTTTTGAGTTgtggtaattttttttctccggTAATTCTTACCTTTTTACCTTGAAATAttgtagttttcaaaatttcatacattttagttttttttcgtCACAGTCTTGTAAGCTAAAGTGAGAATTGTAGGGCACTTTCATTCATATGTTAGTTCCGTAAGAAACCTCCGTTAACCCGTGACGTTGCACTTACGTGGACAATTACTAGGTGCCATCTATCAATTTGGGCTCAcgtggaatttaaaaaaataaaaaaaattataggtaACTCTTACTTTAATACCTTAAAGtatcatgaaattccaactttCATACTTAATATTTTTTCCATCCCACTTTCATACCTAAAGTTTAAATTCTGTGACACTTTCATACTTCCGTTAGTCTTTTTGTCAAATACTAATTTAATTGATGACATggtatgtcacatcccgccccgggcgggatgacttcccaggcccgctccaccaccgtagcacgatattgtccgctttaggcccccaccacgccctcacggttttttttttttgggaactcacacgagaacttcccgatgggtcacccatcctgggaatgctctcgcgcgcttctcgcttaacttcggagttcccatggaacccgaagccagtgagctcccaaaaggcctcgtgctaggtaaggatgggaatatacatttaaggatcactcccctgggcgatgtgggatgtcacaatccaccccccttaggggcccgacgtcctcgtcggcac contains the following coding sequences:
- the LOC137743173 gene encoding SAGA-associated factor 11-like, giving the protein MVRALNFCFWTYKGRASVSVFICWQSSQLTTSKLEGEAFISCFGDLLDSIIVDVASECHRIAKCFVCMNCGRSIMDGRFAPHLEKCMGKGRKAHLKVTRSTPAAHTHNSWGNPASTYSKYSSSNSISQLSNGASGVAGEEYSNGALEEP